The Stutzerimonas stutzeri DNA window CTGGGGAGGCAGAGAGGCGTTCAGCTTAGCAGGCCAATTACGGCGCGGTCGTTACGCCCCATGGCGGTGCAGCGACTCGTCCACCTCGCGGAGTGAGGCACCAAAGCGATGCAACGGCTACCATCGTCCTGTGAACGCCGGGCAACACAACGCCCGCAGTCACGCCGCACCTCATTTCCTGACTGCCTGGCCAGCTTTTTGCTACACCCTGGTCATGAAAAACCCAGCGGACGCCCCCATGCCCGAATCCCAGACCGCACGCCTCCAGCTCTGCGGCATCACCAAACAGTACCCAGGCTGCCTGGCCAACGACCGTATCGACCTGTCGATCCAGCCGGGCGAAATCCACGCCCTGCTCGGCGAGAACGGCGCCGGCAAGAGCACCCTGATGAAGATCATCTACGGCGTGACCCAGCCCGACGCCGGCGAAATCCACTGGCAGGGCGAACGGGTGACGATGCGCGATCCGGCTCAGGCCCGTGAACGCGGCATCGGCATGGTGTTCCAACACTTCTCGCTGTTCGAGACGCTCTCGGTGGCGGAGAACATCGCCCTGGCGCTGGGCCCCAGGGCCGGTACGCCGAAGCAGCTGGAGCCGAAGATCCGCGAGGTCTCGCAGCGCTACGGCATGCCGCTGGAGCCGCAACGGCTGGTGCACAGCCTGTCCATCGGCGAGCGCCAGCGGGTGGAGATCATCCGTTGCCTGATGCAGGACATCCGCCTGCTGATCCTCGACGAACCAACCTCGGTGCTCACCCCGCAGGAGGCCGACGAGCTATTCGTCACCCTGCGCCGGCTAGCGGCCGAGGGCTGCAGCATCCTGTTCATCAGCCACAAGCTCAATGAAGTGCGCGCGCTGTGCCAGAGCGCCACGGTGCTGCGCGGCGGTCGCGTATCCGGCGAGTGCGTGCCGGCCGAATGCTCGGACCTGGAACTGGCGCGGCTGATGGTCGGCGATGCCGAGGGGCTGGAAGCCGAATACCCGAAGAGCGAGGGCCGCGCGCCGTTCCTGCGGGTGGAGCGGCTGTCCTGGCACAACGCCGATCCGTTCGGCGTATCCCTCGAAGAGGTGGACCTGGAAGTACGCGCCGGCGAGATTGTCGGCATCGCCGGGGTCGCCGGCAACGGCCAGGACGAACTGCTCGCTCTGCTCAGTGGCGAACAGCGATTGTCCGCCGCACAGGCCATGCGCATTCGTTTTCTCGGTGACGATGTCGCCCACCTGCGCCCCGACGCCCGCCGTCGCCACGGCATGGCCTTCGTGCCGGCCGAACGTCTCGGTCACGGCGCGGTGCCGAGCATGAGCCTGGCCGACAACGGCCTGCTCACCGCCTATCAACAGACCGGAATGGTCGAGCAGGGCATGATCCGACGCGGCAAGGTGCGCGCCTTCGCCGAGCAGGTCATCCAGCGTTTCGCCGTGAAGACACCGGACGCACAGGCCCCGGCGGCGAGCCTGTCCGGGGGCAACCTGCAGAAATTCATCCTGGGTCGCGAGATCCTGCAGCAGCCGAAGCTGCTGATCGCCGCGCACCCGACCTGGGGCGTGGATGTCGGCGCGGCAGCAGCGATCCACCGCGAGCTGATCGAACTGCGCGATGCCGGCGCGGCGATTCTGGTGATCTCCGAAGACCTCGAGGAGCTGTTCCAGATCAGCGACCGCATCGCCGCCCTGAGCGACGGCCGGCTGTCGCCACAGCGCGCTACTGCCAGCACCTGCCCGGTCGAAGTCGGCCGCTGGATGGCCGGCCAGTTCGATACCAGCGACACCCCTGTTTCCACCTCTGCCGCCTGACGAGAATCCATCATGCTGTTATCCCTGCAACCCCGCGGCGAGGCCTCACGGGCCATGCTCTGGTTTTCGCCATTGCTGGCGGCACTGCTGACGCTGCTGAGTGGCGCCCTGCTGTTCGCCCTGCTCGGCCATCCGCCGCTGGAGACCCTCAAGGTGCTGCTGGTCGACCCGCTCGGCGATCTCTACGGCGTCTCCGAACTGCTGGTCAAGGCGCTGCCGATCCTGCTCTGCGCGCTGGGCCTGGCGGTGGTCTACAACGCACGCATCTGGAACATCGGCGCCGAAGGCCAGCTGCTCATCGGTGCCCTGGCCGGCAGCGCACTGGCGGTCAACATCATCGACTGGGACTCGCGCTGGGCGCTGGCGCTGACGCTGCTGCTCGGCACGCTGGGCGGCGCCGCCTGGGCCGGGCTCTGCGCCTGGCTGAAGACCGCGTTCAACGCCAACGAAATCCTCACCAGCATCATGCTCAACTACATCGCGCTGAACCTGCTGCTGTTCGCCGTGCACGGCCCGCTGAAAGACCCGGAAGGCTTCAATTTCCCCGAGTCGGCGATGTTCGGCGACACCAACCGGCTGCCCGAGCTGATCGAAGGGCTGCGGGTGCATGGCGGTTTCTACTTCGCCCTGCTGGCACTGGTGGTGGTCTGGGTACTGCTGCAGAAGAGCTTTCTCGGCTTCCAGATCAAGGTGCTCGGCCTGGACAAGCGCGCCGCCGGCTTTGTCGGCTTCCGCGACAAGAAGCTGGTGTGGATCGCCCTGCTGATCAGCGGCGGCCTGGCCGGGCTGGCCGGTGTCGCCGAAGTCACCGGGCCGATCGGCCAGCTGGTGCCACAGGTGTCGCCGGGCTACGGCTACGCGGCAATCACCGTGGCCTTCCTCGGTCGCCTAAACCCCATCGGTATCGTTTTCGCCAGCCTACTGATGGCGCTGCTCTACCTCGGTGGCGAGAACGCGCAGATGGCCGCCAACCTGCCGCAGTCCATCACCCAGCTGTTCCAGGGCATGGTGCTGTTCTTCCTGCTCGCCTGCGACGTGCTGATCCTCTACCGCCCGCGCCTGAAGCTGTGGGCACGCAAACCAGCGCTCGTCAGCGCCAAAGAGGAGCCGGCCACATGATCGCCCGCGCTGCGCTACTGCCCTTTTTACCCGCTGCCTGCCGCTTGAAGTCCGAGGCCTGACCGATGGATATGGATCTGCTGACCAATATTTTCTACGCCATGATCCGCACCGGTACGCCGCTGCTGCTGGTCGCCCTCGGTGAG harbors:
- a CDS encoding ABC transporter permease; translation: MLLSLQPRGEASRAMLWFSPLLAALLTLLSGALLFALLGHPPLETLKVLLVDPLGDLYGVSELLVKALPILLCALGLAVVYNARIWNIGAEGQLLIGALAGSALAVNIIDWDSRWALALTLLLGTLGGAAWAGLCAWLKTAFNANEILTSIMLNYIALNLLLFAVHGPLKDPEGFNFPESAMFGDTNRLPELIEGLRVHGGFYFALLALVVVWVLLQKSFLGFQIKVLGLDKRAAGFVGFRDKKLVWIALLISGGLAGLAGVAEVTGPIGQLVPQVSPGYGYAAITVAFLGRLNPIGIVFASLLMALLYLGGENAQMAANLPQSITQLFQGMVLFFLLACDVLILYRPRLKLWARKPALVSAKEEPAT
- a CDS encoding ABC transporter ATP-binding protein codes for the protein MPESQTARLQLCGITKQYPGCLANDRIDLSIQPGEIHALLGENGAGKSTLMKIIYGVTQPDAGEIHWQGERVTMRDPAQARERGIGMVFQHFSLFETLSVAENIALALGPRAGTPKQLEPKIREVSQRYGMPLEPQRLVHSLSIGERQRVEIIRCLMQDIRLLILDEPTSVLTPQEADELFVTLRRLAAEGCSILFISHKLNEVRALCQSATVLRGGRVSGECVPAECSDLELARLMVGDAEGLEAEYPKSEGRAPFLRVERLSWHNADPFGVSLEEVDLEVRAGEIVGIAGVAGNGQDELLALLSGEQRLSAAQAMRIRFLGDDVAHLRPDARRRHGMAFVPAERLGHGAVPSMSLADNGLLTAYQQTGMVEQGMIRRGKVRAFAEQVIQRFAVKTPDAQAPAASLSGGNLQKFILGREILQQPKLLIAAHPTWGVDVGAAAAIHRELIELRDAGAAILVISEDLEELFQISDRIAALSDGRLSPQRATASTCPVEVGRWMAGQFDTSDTPVSTSAA